The Sesamum indicum cultivar Zhongzhi No. 13 linkage group LG9, S_indicum_v1.0, whole genome shotgun sequence genome segment TTTCCTTTTAATTGGAAGTACAACCCATGGAGAGGAAAGTACAGCTCAGATAGCGACTGGGGAGTGTTTGGAAACagtgaagaaaataaaaggcatCTTCGGATCAGGTACATTTCCTCTTTTGGCCCTTGGATATTCACCTCCTCACACTCACAGTCACACCGATTTCATTTATTCCTATggtatattataaattgttgTCATGccattttgatataattataaatattttttattatttaaataattataaaaaattttataaaatcaacgaatattaacaaatattctTCTATAACGATCTTTtatgaaagaatatttattagacattcactaattttaaaataaatatttataattttttaaataataaaaaaaattataattatagcaaatcaTACGAgactttttgtaatttaccctaattctTATGTTAAATTTACAAGAATGGTATTCTTGAATTTGTGTGAGCGGTATTTACGAGTACCGCTGGCATTCATATCTCTTAATTAGCATTTTCTGAATctgaatttgaatatttaatggTTGGTTATATTCtgacaattttcatttaacgTATTACCTTTTAATTTGTCTACACTCtactatttttcaaaaaagaatcATACACACGTCGAACATCGATAATATCGATTCTGATACTTTTCACCTAACATATTACCtttcaatttgttttgttcgatataaatattttatatacgaCACACACCTTTCAGTTTGTCTTTTTCCAATTCTAAAATGTTTTTCCTCCTATGCCTTGATACTTTTACAAATTATGTGCACTCGTATCGGAtactcaaatataatattttgatacttCTAAAATATAGAcagaaaacattaaaaatgtatattttctggtgaaaaattacaattcataTATTCTATTAGAAACTAAAATCGACAGTCaggtcttatattttattaatataaataggtCGTGcgtataaaaattttattacaacgATGATTTCCTGATATTTATGGGAGCAGCATTTATGAGTGGAAGAGTGAATAGACTGGCGTTTTTATCTCTTGACTGACATTATTTGgacttgaatttgaatatttaatgattGGTCGCTTTATgatattatcaatatattaccttttgagtttgtatttttttaatttcaaaatatctttCGATGacatactattttttaaaaagaagttGTAAATTAAGGTAAGTGTCATATTCATCCTAATGTGATTACAATAATGGTTTCCTCCAATTTATGTGAGCatcaaatgaaaaacattCATAAATCGGTTGggatttaatacaatttagccccatgtgatattataaatgagtaaattatttcttttaataaaaaataacaatttatccctttatattttttaatatgatgcaatttacccctgtCTAGAGGCGTAAATTGCTACTCGTACTGAATGCCTAGACGCAATGATATCATTTTCTGACATTTTCCACCTAAATATCACCTTTCAATTTGTACTTTTTCAATTACAAAGTATTTTTCTTGCGGCATActgtttttaaaaaagaattgtaatttgctgaatatttttaatatgatagTGTCGAATTATGACATTTTTCACCTAACATGTTACCTATCAGTATGTCTTTTtgcaattataaaaagaagtcGTAACTATATCAAATACTTGAATACAATGGTATCAAATTCTAGCTTTTTTCACGTGACGTATTACCTTTCAGTTTgtcttttttattacaaaaatacttttacATGCAACGCATACCTTTTAGtttatctttttcaattataaaatacttttcaaaaaaGAGGGATACTCTTATCAAATACTTAGTTAcgatattttgatattttttaatatattttcaaaaagaagTTGTagttatatcaaatatatactaGATACAATAATTGAATacttctcaaatatatatatatatatatatattcgatatttcaaaagtatcccaaaattaaaaacatatgtccgaatactaatttatattcaacaaatttctacttatattttttctttatagaaTATTTTCTCTACTTGAGATATTTTCCGATtagtatttttcaattataaaatatattttttctatgatgcactaatacttttaaaatgagGTGTACTCATATAAGATACTAtgatacaatattttaatactatTCGAAGATACTTTTAAAGTATAAATCGAGAAAATTAATAGtgaatatatgttaaattacaattcagattttttattataaaatagttacatcttgtatttttttttaatgtaactATGCTgcatgtataaaaaaatttacatcatctatatatttcaaaaacagTTATGTAAAATTGAACTCATCTATGTATTTCAAAGAATTGTTTTCTTACAAGGATTACAGTGATCTTAttataacaatgattttctcGAATTTATGTGagcaacaaaatattttctctaagACACactatttttaagaataaatgtaattatactgaatattttgaatacgatagtttcaattatttaaatacaatagTATTAAAATCTGTCCTTTGTCGCCTAATGTATTACCTTTCAATTTcccttttattattattattattacacgaATTATTTATGTGCAATGCACACTTTTGAGTTTGTACTTTTTTTCGTTTGGAAAATCCGTTTTATACTACAGatggatatttttaaaaaaaaaaagtcgtACACTTATATAAGATACTTTGTTGGATATGATTTAATGATATTTACATGTCCGTTGTCTTTCCATTTGATAATCTAATTGCAGAGATTTGTATTCCTCAATTAAGCTAACTACAATATTCGGGTTCCGCTCAATATACTCGAATCGTCTAAGGTTTCTCTCTGTCCATATATGGTAGATACAGGCACCCAGTAATGCGCGATACGCCACATTGACGATATGTTTGCACCTCCACCTCCTCTCAGCCCACTCGACATCCATCATCTAATCTCTATTAGGCTACGTAAAGCGTACAACTCGTCTAATAGCGTGGAGGCATCGGCGACTGTAtcgacatcggaagaataggtgtgtgtgtgtgtgtgtgtctccacctcatcctcatcacataatacaCATCTAACTAAGTGAgataaccatggtttgtccgtcgtAGGTAGTTTCTCAAATATAGCAAGACATAAGATAAACATGTGGCAAGGTATCTTCAAAGCGCCCGAAATTAGTAaagtccaacctactttcgggcCTGGTGGATCAAATAATTGGGATAGAGTCCGGGTCGTAGGGATTCCACCtgcaaatctccaaataattcgaTCATTATCCCCATGAATCGATGGAAGCATGTGAATAATCTCCAAGTACTTTATGTCAGTAATAAAAGGCCACTGCCACTGATCTCCCTGGATGACAGAACTAAGTTTGATGGATTCATGAAGACAAAGTGTGATCGGCCCCCCTCGGGAATCTCTCCATAAAAGGACCGAGATGATGCCATGAGTCCTTCCAGAGATAAAAATCTCCTCTATCTCCAATATGGTATTCCACCATTGGTCGCAGCCACGTTTGCAAATGGACCATTTTCTTCCAACCCCACGAGCCTCTATAATCGGGGATAGTCCATTTTGAAGCATCACGTAGTCGCCCCTGGTATAGCCAATCAACCCAAATAAAAGTCCTATCACAccggataacatcacataattttttgcacATGAGAGCACGGTTCATTGTGTTAATATCCCTCAGCCCTTGTCCTCCCTCAACCAGTGGTTTACATACCTCCTTCCACGCCAATTTAGCCTAACCACTATTCCCCGTTCCCTTCCATAAGAAAGACCGCAGGCGCTTCTCAATGTTCTTAATAACCCCTTTTGATAGTATGAATGCTGAAGCACAGTAAATACTCAGAGCtgtgagtacagatttaataatttgcacCCTCCCCGCATATGAGAGTGTCAAGCCCTCCCAACCAACAATAcgttcatcaattttattattctttttcttcttattattattatctaatgcAGTTTATGAGGtctacataaatataaaatcaaatctaattattaaaatacagCCTTTTTTCCACTAGTCTAAGCCcgttaattacaattttgcaatttgaaTTGGACTATCGATTGGGGCGGCCTACTCATTTTATTGAACGACCCTACCTTTTGTCAACGCAATATCCGGAAGTTTTCAGTAGCCCAAAACTCGAAATTTCAGCCCAATAGTATTCATTAAGGACAAGAGCCCAAATTAGCACGCGTAAATATTATCTACAAACACaaacttttgatttaaaaatcatattgtCAATCAGATCGAATTTCAACATGataccaaaaaattagaaaaaatatttaaaaattatctatcatattaaaaaattggtacgaCAATTTATTAATCGTTACTTGTAAATGTAGAggacctttcttttttttttaatatagatatattggTGAATGGGAcgaatatttgaaaattctttgtATTGTTTTTTGGGAAGGATGGGTTTGACTGTTACGTAATGTCTGTTCTTGAGCTGGGATAGGATGAGAGGAAAATGTTTTAAGTTATGAGATGATGAACCGAATTTTGTCTATTTAGACTTAGGTAACtggataattaaattttatcggatcaaatcaatcatattattGCCGTTATTGATACTTGTTTTGTCTATTCCACTCCAATACATCcttaagaaaaaacaaacaccATGCAAACCACACCAGTTCTTGAGAAACCCAAAACTTCTTACATGTGAAACGACCAACAAAGTCTAACTACATAGGAAAGACAGAGAGATGCCAAGACATGAACTGTTGAATTGAGCTACATTTACAAACATTAAACTTAACAAAGATTCAACATAATTCTACAAAAGAGCTTAGAACTCAAACACTGAATCGCTATCAATCTCTACACCTCAGAAGATCAAGGTTTCCTCTACAAACTAACAAATCAAGAAGATGAAACAGCCGAGATTTCACCTCCTAAATTTCCAAGCCGACACTGCGTAAAGGGGTCGATCTTGCCAGCAAATCACCACACACCCATTCTCCTCTTTGATCCTATAGCCGTCACAGTTATAGCTCTGCAGCAATCGTTTCGCCTGCAACATGGCGTAGTAGCTCAGCGGAACATTTGCGAAACCGGCCAACTCTAGTCTTTGGATCCACTTCTCGAGCTTCTCATGCCGTTCTCTCCTCTCCACTCCTTCACAAGCGATGATGTTCTTGATCTCCTCCCCTAGTATCATCTTCTCCATCTTCAACCTCTCTAAAGACCCTCTAGGCAAAGCCGACTCCAAACAATCAAATAATGCAGCATAGAAGTACAACGACTCCGACAACCTCTCCATCAAGTTCTTGGCATTGTGGTCGGAGTCTTGTTCCGTCACCACCATAACCTTGGGAGACAAACCCCATAACGCATTAAGAAAGCTATCGATGTTTGGTGAGTGAATCGACGACATCGGTGACGATGAAGCTGAGTCGGTGCTCGGACTATAACCGTTAACTGTATCCTTCTCAAGCAATTCCCTTAAGGTACTTTGATTCATATGTGCAACCCTTTGCAAGTTAACACCAATGCCGTTGTTCATAGGCGTCGATGGAGACTTCTTCCGTAGATCGTCTTCCGAAGCTAAAAGAGTATGCAGCTGCATAATCGAGCTAATAGCTAGAGCCTCCCCTGTCTTAACCCGCAACTTTTCAATATCAAGATTCTCTAACTTGCTCACAACAGGGTTGAACTGAAATGGCAAGTCCAAGTTTTCTGCTTCTTCAGTCAATATGTGAGCCATTTGCTCCAACACCTCCTTCCGTTGATGAACACCCGTAATTCTCAAATGAGGCGGACCTTCGGGCCGAGCACTCAAGTCGCGGATGAGTGCACACCATTGTGCCGGCTCAGTCGCATTTAAGTCGATAACATGAACCATCTTCTCTCCTTCCATCGACTCGACAATGGCTTGATTACTAATCACAAAAGCCACCTTCATAAAGGGGCAAAACTCGAAAAACATCTTCTTGGCAAGGATTTCTTCAGCAACAACAGGGATTCTGGTAGAATGAAAGGCCTTATACACACCAGGCCAGGCTCTAAGAACCCTGTCAGCAAGAGCCTCGGAGAAATACGAGGCGATACGCTGCATAGTATCGCCTTGGGGCGAGGCGAGGTGGGAGATCTGATCAAGGGCTATGTTTGCATTTTCAAGACTCCCTGATGCTACATGGTTTGCACAATTGACTAAGAGATGGATCAAGTACAATCCCCTCTCTTCAGGCTTTAGCTCCTTGAGCCATGGATATGGGGACATGGTACCAGGTGATAGAGTCATCATGGGAAACATTGGGAGGGGAGACGAAGTTACAGAGGATGATCCATCTTCTTGAAACATTTGTCCAGACAAAAATTTCTACCAATCAATAGCAAAAGGGTTGTTTTCTTGCCCTTGAAAATTAAAGACGGATAGAAATCAGCTATAATTAAAACAATCCCAAATCAAGCACCCCCAAGCCACACATCAAGAATCACTACAATTAGTGCAAGAAACGCAGTAAATGAGCATCaaaatcaagataaaatcTTGGGAAGAATTTAAGAACTCACTAAACAGGCCAAGATTTCTAAATACCTTTCAGGGTTTTTAAATTCATCCAAAACCCACAAAAATCCCAAAGCCAATCCCCACAACCAGCCAAGAACACAAAAGatttctctaaattttcttgcagacaagagagagagagagagggagagggagagagagagagagagggagagagacaAAGAGGTGGAGTGGGGTTTGGTCCAATTTTAAGGCTGGGAGTTACAAGATTAGTAGTCAGTGTTGGATGACTTGTTTACGTTACAGACAATGGTGTAAGAGGACTAGTTGTCGCAACTTGTTTTTGGTGTCCTTTTGCCTGTTGAAGGAATATGGAATTTGTGTGAACAAGTGCCCATTTCGTACTTTACTTTTTGCTCTctacaaaaagttaaagagCCCCTTGTCTTCAAATTTGTATTCATTCTTTGTCTTAGGTTACTCACTTGTCTTTATCTCCTCAGATGGGGAAGAAAACAGTGACGATGACAGCCTTGTCTTTTCAAGCTTCAAGAATTACTTGGGGATTGCAAATTCCTCACTAAAACCATTCCCACCCCTCTTCCATCATCCCTATTTTTTCTTCACCTCTATCTATTCAAGAATTTTGATGTTGTCTGGAATTTAACTTGTAAAATTGGTAAGGCCGAGTGTAACCATTTAAAATAAGCAATTATCGATTTCTCGTTGAAACAAAatatacccaaaaaaaaagttacatcgaaaaatgtttaatatgttcatATAAGGACATGAAAATGCGAAACTAATCAGCTACGATTATTGAAATcagtgaaaaaaaaagttaatctTATAAACGAATTTTAACCCTTTAAAGTTGCATTTTCAGACACGTTGAATCAAGAACAAGATCAAATATGCTtgtttgcttctttttcttggtttgGCAGGATCATCACGAAATTGACTCTCTCTCTAGATTTGAAATAACATTTTGTGCCATGTTTGTCATGACATAAGGTGGATAGGGAATCAAGGGCGGGCTGGCTGGCTGGCTTAAAGTCTTTAATATTCTTGAAAGTCCACAAAGCTCCAAACATGCACCAACAAAAGCCAAACAATATGGCATAAGTGTTTTTGTTGGGTAGTGAAAGTCTTAATTGTGGGAATTGCAAGAAATTCTTCCACATACTTCCAAACACTCCTAAGTTGTCCTCCCCAAACACCTTACAAATTACTTGTATTATCTTCAcctttgaaggaaaaaagtgGAGGTGGTTAAGGAACCATCCAAAACCAAACATCACAAATTCACATTTCCAAGATTAGGTGGCCATCTCCAAAATCTTCATGACATGCCCCTTTTCACCtactttaaaatattggaGCTCTAATctccacctttttttttttttaccaatgTAGATCCAACCTAGATGTATAGTATTTTGAGTggtttagtaattaattatagaaattcagTATCACTGTACTACTCCTAATATCACTGTAAGAAAGTTGAATTTt includes the following:
- the LOC105170920 gene encoding scarecrow-like protein 3, whose amino-acid sequence is MFQEDGSSSVTSSPLPMFPMMTLSPGTMSPYPWLKELKPEERGLYLIHLLVNCANHVASGSLENANIALDQISHLASPQGDTMQRIASYFSEALADRVLRAWPGVYKAFHSTRIPVVAEEILAKKMFFEFCPFMKVAFVISNQAIVESMEGEKMVHVIDLNATEPAQWCALIRDLSARPEGPPHLRITGVHQRKEVLEQMAHILTEEAENLDLPFQFNPVVSKLENLDIEKLRVKTGEALAISSIMQLHTLLASEDDLRKKSPSTPMNNGIGVNLQRVAHMNQSTLRELLEKDTVNGYSPSTDSASSSPMSSIHSPNIDSFLNALWGLSPKVMVVTEQDSDHNAKNLMERLSESLYFYAALFDCLESALPRGSLERLKMEKMILGEEIKNIIACEGVERRERHEKLEKWIQRLELAGFANVPLSYYAMLQAKRLLQSYNCDGYRIKEENGCVVICWQDRPLYAVSAWKFRR